A genome region from Labilibaculum antarcticum includes the following:
- a CDS encoding LruC domain-containing protein — MKNFIKFFSLIFILLALSNCVTEDSITKDTDTGVMSKLDIPLDFNFETAKDVTVSFSGVKVKSTNKIKYSVYLYDEEFTNTEVTYEDESGETVNATLQISDALNNKIASFVTSEEIFEMEFTIPSSYNSLYVVKNEMGIFSSSIIEINNQKSIFKKGVSTKATKAAVDIFYGTNGGGDLFTINEVSNELTVISSLPDNTGSYTCAIDPISRKLYTIGNKSPNNLYCFNIDEETWETIGSVNTGGPRLGYNITDGMLYFSTSNYVYVLDPSNAKRIATYKINGLETTSGGDLAFDKDGTMYLSSTTGLYKCEFADGNAIDATWISSETLPNYPNSLTFDSNGELWWATAIGSEGLTFIMDKVTGGFESRSTYPTLIHDLATLPYDESSISDVDTDGDGVIDFYDEFPEDAEKASVTYTPSIYGWGTYGFEDLWPSKGDYDFNDLVVNYRYINIENADGLMVETRLNYVVKNIGGSLKNGFGIQFEMDESLIKEVSGYHLTENIVSLNGKGLESDQTLPVVIVFDNAWANSNDSEIEIVIAYTEPIESSMMGELNPFIFTGGNRGKEIHCANQQPTDLVDNDFFGSYDDKTNVASGVYYKDSNNLPWAINIIHDFAYPKEKQEIMLGYPYFTTWAESGGDLYEDWYKEKDGYRNYDYLNRN, encoded by the coding sequence ATGAAAAACTTTATTAAATTTTTTAGTCTGATTTTCATATTACTTGCATTAAGTAACTGTGTTACGGAAGATTCAATTACTAAAGATACAGATACTGGAGTTATGTCAAAATTAGACATTCCTCTCGATTTTAATTTTGAAACAGCCAAAGATGTTACCGTTTCCTTTAGTGGTGTAAAGGTGAAAAGCACTAATAAAATTAAGTATTCTGTTTATTTGTATGATGAAGAATTTACGAATACAGAGGTCACCTACGAGGATGAGTCAGGAGAGACAGTTAATGCAACACTGCAAATTTCTGATGCTTTGAATAATAAGATTGCTTCGTTTGTTACTTCCGAAGAAATTTTTGAAATGGAATTTACCATACCATCATCATATAATTCGTTGTATGTGGTGAAAAATGAAATGGGAATTTTCAGTTCGTCAATAATTGAAATTAACAATCAAAAATCAATTTTTAAGAAAGGAGTGAGCACTAAAGCTACGAAAGCTGCAGTTGATATATTTTATGGAACAAATGGAGGGGGAGATTTATTTACAATAAATGAAGTCTCAAATGAATTAACGGTTATTAGTTCATTACCGGATAATACAGGTAGTTACACATGCGCCATTGATCCAATTTCCCGGAAATTATATACGATAGGGAATAAGTCACCCAATAATCTTTATTGTTTTAATATTGATGAAGAAACATGGGAAACAATTGGTTCTGTAAATACAGGAGGGCCGAGGTTAGGCTATAATATAACCGATGGAATGCTGTATTTTTCAACATCAAACTACGTTTATGTTTTGGATCCTAGTAATGCAAAGAGGATAGCAACTTATAAAATCAATGGTTTGGAAACAACATCAGGAGGAGATTTAGCATTTGATAAAGATGGAACAATGTATTTATCAAGTACAACAGGTTTGTATAAATGTGAGTTTGCCGATGGAAATGCAATTGATGCAACATGGATAAGTTCTGAAACCTTACCAAACTATCCTAATTCATTAACTTTTGATTCTAATGGTGAGTTGTGGTGGGCAACAGCCATAGGCAGTGAAGGATTAACATTTATTATGGATAAGGTAACTGGAGGTTTTGAGTCTCGTTCGACTTATCCCACTCTTATTCATGATTTAGCAACTTTGCCTTATGATGAAAGTAGTATTTCAGATGTAGATACGGATGGAGATGGAGTTATTGATTTTTACGATGAATTTCCTGAAGATGCAGAAAAGGCTTCGGTAACTTATACTCCTTCGATATATGGATGGGGAACTTATGGATTTGAAGATTTGTGGCCATCTAAAGGGGATTATGATTTTAATGATTTAGTAGTAAATTATCGGTATATAAATATTGAGAATGCTGATGGATTGATGGTTGAAACCAGATTGAATTATGTTGTTAAAAATATTGGAGGCTCATTAAAAAATGGTTTTGGCATTCAATTTGAAATGGATGAATCCTTAATAAAAGAAGTCTCGGGGTATCATTTGACAGAAAATATTGTCAGTCTGAATGGGAAGGGCTTAGAATCAGATCAAACTTTACCTGTTGTTATTGTATTTGATAATGCGTGGGCAAACTCCAATGATTCGGAAATTGAAATAGTTATTGCTTATACAGAACCGATAGAATCTTCTATGATGGGTGAATTAAATCCATTTATATTTACAGGAGGTAATCGAGGTAAGGAGATTCATTGTGCAAATCAACAACCTACTGATTTGGTTGATAATGATTTTTTTGGTTCTTATGATGATAAAACTAATGTTGCAAGTGGTGTTTATTATAAAGACAGTAATAATTTACCTTGGGCAATTAATATTATTCATGATTTTGCTTACCCTAAAGAAAAGCAGGAAATAATGTTAGGCTACCCTTATTTTACAACATGGGCCGAGTCAGGAGGAGATCTATATGAAGATTGGTACAAGGAAAAAGATGGTTATCGAAACTATGATTATTTAAATAGAAATTGA
- a CDS encoding efflux RND transporter periplasmic adaptor subunit: protein MNSRNFLIIALITLGGGLSLQSCGGESKAKETKKVEVSVAVEIAKLTNQAELMSFSGKVEAETHSNLSTRIMGQIAKINVETGQKVKVGQVLVEIHAEDIHAKKAQIKANKLEAEAAYSNAKKDYDRYTILFEQKSASQKELDDITTQFNMTKARLEAVSEMGVEVEEMLRYTSIRAPYNGVITKKYMNAGDLASPGMPLVAIEKQDEFKVMARIPEKEILKIKKNDTVLVQINALGNEKISAFVAEVNPSSQYTGNQFEAKIILKPTSEQKSRLYSGMYANVLIEKGGMPSIMIPKNVLIHNGQLTGIYTISQSGTALLRWVRLGKTIGDKVEILSGLSDGEKYITSYKGKIWDGATVTIQ from the coding sequence ATGAACTCAAGGAATTTTTTAATAATAGCATTGATAACACTAGGTGGTGGATTATCATTACAATCTTGTGGCGGAGAAAGTAAAGCAAAGGAGACGAAGAAGGTTGAGGTTAGTGTAGCTGTCGAAATAGCTAAATTGACAAATCAAGCTGAATTAATGAGCTTTTCAGGTAAAGTGGAAGCTGAGACACATTCAAATCTTAGTACGCGAATTATGGGGCAAATTGCTAAGATTAATGTAGAAACTGGTCAAAAGGTAAAGGTCGGTCAGGTTTTGGTTGAAATTCATGCAGAGGATATTCATGCTAAAAAAGCTCAGATAAAAGCAAATAAATTGGAGGCGGAAGCGGCCTATTCCAATGCGAAAAAAGATTATGATCGTTATACTATATTGTTTGAACAAAAGAGCGCTTCTCAGAAAGAATTGGATGATATTACAACGCAATTCAATATGACAAAAGCACGATTGGAAGCTGTTAGTGAAATGGGAGTTGAGGTAGAGGAAATGCTTCGATATACAAGCATTAGGGCACCTTACAATGGTGTGATTACCAAAAAATATATGAATGCAGGTGATTTGGCTTCTCCGGGAATGCCATTGGTAGCTATCGAAAAGCAAGACGAATTTAAAGTGATGGCTCGAATTCCCGAAAAAGAAATTTTGAAAATCAAAAAGAATGATACCGTTTTGGTTCAAATTAATGCATTGGGCAATGAGAAAATCAGTGCTTTTGTGGCGGAAGTAAATCCGTCTTCTCAATATACTGGCAATCAGTTCGAAGCGAAAATAATTTTGAAGCCTACCAGCGAACAAAAAAGCCGTTTATATAGTGGTATGTATGCGAATGTATTGATTGAAAAGGGAGGTATGCCATCTATAATGATTCCTAAAAATGTGTTGATCCACAATGGACAATTAACTGGAATATATACAATAAGTCAGAGTGGTACAGCATTGTTACGTTGGGTAAGACTGGGAAAGACCATTGGTGACAAGGTTGAAATTCTATCGGGCTTAAGCGATGGTGAAAAATACATTACTTCCTATAAGGGAAAAATTTGGGATGGAGCCACAGTTACTATTCAATAA
- a CDS encoding DUF6340 family protein, with the protein MNKRLSTLLVNMKRIFIIVISLFLLVSCKTLSIYSFQGLNAPKVIIPSDVKTIGFVDRNTSFKIDSVSQIYTVNSTLLIDTTDYNIVLSTNCYQGFTENLSEYLAMDSIPFIQLDKKEMKGNRNYKPMKWDLVDSICASTGSDVLICLEDIQLYNNYTVFEDVLYYGIADVNFYAVWRIYDPLKQTYLDEQIVIDSLFSEVTSPSYNRLIEDKLPKRKDLFKDVSYQIGNQYADMLAPKWIDITRKYFASGDDRLAISKYYIDRGDWESPIILWTEISNEDDFKLAGRACYNLAFANEIKGDFLTANQWILKSIYNYKKLKSLPSEFKIVKKYTLELNERTKNKEKLDRFFGE; encoded by the coding sequence ATGAATAAACGTTTATCTACTCTACTTGTAAATATGAAAAGGATATTTATTATTGTAATCTCCTTATTTTTATTGGTATCCTGTAAAACTCTTTCTATCTACAGTTTTCAAGGTCTAAACGCGCCTAAGGTTATTATTCCGTCTGATGTGAAGACGATAGGCTTTGTTGATAGAAATACCAGTTTTAAAATTGATTCCGTAAGTCAAATTTACACTGTTAACAGTACCCTTCTTATCGATACAACCGATTATAATATTGTTTTATCGACAAATTGTTATCAGGGTTTTACTGAGAATTTATCAGAGTATTTAGCAATGGATTCTATTCCATTTATTCAGTTGGATAAAAAGGAAATGAAAGGTAACAGAAACTATAAACCAATGAAATGGGATCTTGTAGATAGTATCTGTGCGAGTACTGGATCGGATGTTTTAATTTGTCTAGAAGATATTCAGTTGTATAATAATTACACCGTTTTTGAAGATGTATTATATTATGGAATTGCTGATGTTAATTTTTATGCTGTTTGGAGAATATACGACCCTTTAAAGCAGACATATCTTGATGAACAAATAGTAATTGATAGTTTGTTTTCCGAAGTAACATCACCTTCATACAATAGATTAATTGAAGATAAATTACCAAAAAGGAAAGACCTTTTCAAGGATGTATCTTATCAGATTGGAAATCAATATGCAGACATGCTTGCGCCTAAATGGATTGATATAACTAGAAAATATTTTGCCTCTGGTGATGACCGATTAGCCATTTCAAAATATTATATTGATCGCGGTGATTGGGAGAGTCCAATAATCTTATGGACGGAAATATCGAATGAAGATGACTTTAAACTTGCCGGAAGAGCTTGTTACAATTTGGCTTTCGCAAATGAAATTAAGGGAGATTTTTTAACCGCTAATCAATGGATTCTAAAATCAATTTATAATTATAAAAAACTTAAGTCTTTACCTTCCGAATTCAAAATCGTTAAAAAATATACATTGGAACTTAACGAGAGAACTAAAAACAAAGAGAAATTGGATCGTTTTTTTGGAGAATAA
- a CDS encoding TolC family protein, whose amino-acid sequence MRNLKIYFILLLVLGFSLNGKSQTVELKLSLKEALVKASENNWEINKAKAQGSVAKAEFRQTNSVFLPILNLSHTGIVTNDPLSSFGFKLKQEITTEADFNPLLLNDPGQTKNFNTKIEVLQPLINIDGIYGRRAANAKMKAVDYRTERTINFTKFEVKKAYYQLELAQEAVFVLEASKLAAASALQLTENNLKQGFVQEADLLSAKVRVLELDNQLADANNNKKGAGEFLAYLLGMDINVVIVTTDSLEKKPSLLNGLEQSSQIENRSDLNAYRKGVEARENMLKSEKMQFLPRLNAFGAYEWNDDKLFGTSANNYMIGASLSWTLFNGYKNIGKVQKAKAELKISELNFAEYLSKNTMEIQSAKRNLKVAYDRIELSKLAKEQAEEALRIRTNRYKQGLEKTTDILYTETVSMARNLDYINSLYNYHVAVFQLELLLEKELQ is encoded by the coding sequence ATGCGAAACCTTAAAATTTATTTCATTTTACTTCTAGTCTTGGGCTTTTCTCTTAATGGAAAATCGCAAACTGTAGAATTGAAGTTAAGTTTGAAAGAAGCCTTAGTAAAAGCTTCAGAAAATAATTGGGAAATTAATAAGGCGAAGGCACAGGGTAGTGTTGCCAAGGCTGAATTCCGCCAAACAAACTCGGTTTTCTTACCCATATTGAATCTTTCCCACACGGGAATAGTTACTAACGATCCTTTAAGCAGTTTTGGATTCAAATTGAAGCAGGAGATAACTACTGAAGCTGACTTTAATCCACTGTTGCTAAATGATCCTGGTCAGACCAAAAATTTCAATACTAAAATTGAGGTTCTGCAGCCATTAATTAATATCGACGGAATTTATGGTAGAAGAGCGGCTAATGCAAAAATGAAAGCAGTTGATTACAGAACTGAAAGAACCATAAACTTTACAAAGTTTGAGGTGAAAAAGGCATACTATCAGCTTGAGTTGGCACAGGAAGCTGTTTTTGTTTTGGAAGCATCAAAGTTGGCCGCGGCTTCAGCTTTACAGCTTACTGAAAATAATTTGAAGCAAGGCTTTGTGCAAGAAGCTGATTTGTTGTCTGCAAAAGTAAGAGTTCTGGAATTAGATAATCAGTTAGCTGATGCAAATAATAATAAGAAGGGTGCAGGAGAATTTTTGGCTTATTTATTAGGTATGGATATTAATGTTGTGATTGTAACAACAGATTCTCTAGAGAAAAAACCATCCCTGCTAAATGGTTTAGAACAGTCATCTCAAATTGAAAACCGCTCCGATTTGAATGCATATAGAAAAGGTGTAGAGGCAAGAGAAAATATGCTTAAATCTGAGAAGATGCAGTTTCTTCCCCGCTTAAATGCTTTTGGTGCTTACGAATGGAATGATGATAAACTCTTCGGAACTTCTGCTAATAATTATATGATTGGAGCCAGTTTATCGTGGACTTTATTTAATGGCTATAAAAATATCGGCAAAGTTCAAAAGGCGAAGGCCGAGTTAAAAATCTCTGAATTAAACTTCGCTGAATATTTATCCAAAAACACGATGGAAATTCAATCTGCAAAGAGAAATTTAAAAGTAGCATATGATAGAATTGAACTGAGCAAGTTAGCCAAAGAACAAGCTGAAGAGGCTCTTCGGATAAGAACCAACAGGTATAAGCAAGGATTGGAGAAAACAACGGATATATTATATACTGAGACTGTTTCAATGGCTCGAAATCTGGATTATATTAATAGTTTATACAACTATCATGTTGCGGTTTTTCAATTGGAATTATTACTGGAAAAGGAATTACAATAA
- a CDS encoding M48 family metallopeptidase, which yields MTSTGILYIILGILTVDFILERFLEYLNHQKWSPILPKALEGIYDQEKYHQSQNYQKDKLMPSLLSSSIGFVATVLMIALGGFAWVDELARNYFDHPIAIALAFFGVIMFFSSILGLPFSYYSTFVIEEKYGFNRTSLKTFVLDKLKGGLLSIVIGGGILALIIWIYLQTTTNFWWMAWLVIAFFMIFMAMFYSSLLVPLFNKQTPLEEGELKDEISKFAGKVGFKLDNVYVMNGSKRSSKGNAYFSGFGSKKRIVLFDTLINDLSKEEIVAVLAHEIGHYKKKHTLSGILLSLLQTGFMFYIFSLIISNPLLSEALGAKQHGFHLGLIAFGILYSPISTFLGLGMNLLSRKNEYEADDYALKNYDGKALGNALKKLSVSSLSNLTPHPVYVFFYYSHPSLLQRLKALQLIK from the coding sequence ATGACGTCAACAGGAATACTTTATATCATTCTAGGTATACTAACAGTAGATTTTATTTTAGAACGGTTTTTGGAATACCTTAATCATCAAAAATGGTCGCCAATTCTTCCGAAAGCATTAGAGGGTATTTACGATCAGGAAAAATATCATCAATCTCAGAACTATCAAAAAGACAAGTTAATGCCGTCTTTACTATCATCAAGTATTGGTTTTGTAGCTACGGTTTTAATGATTGCACTGGGCGGTTTTGCTTGGGTTGATGAGCTGGCAAGGAATTATTTCGATCATCCAATAGCAATTGCGTTAGCCTTTTTTGGGGTTATCATGTTTTTCTCAAGTATACTTGGATTGCCTTTTTCGTACTACTCTACATTTGTAATAGAGGAGAAGTATGGTTTTAACAGAACAAGTTTAAAAACCTTTGTTTTAGACAAATTGAAAGGAGGATTACTAAGTATCGTAATTGGTGGTGGTATTTTAGCTCTTATAATATGGATTTATTTGCAGACCACAACCAACTTTTGGTGGATGGCGTGGTTGGTAATTGCTTTTTTCATGATTTTCATGGCCATGTTTTACTCTTCTTTATTGGTTCCCTTATTTAATAAGCAAACACCTTTGGAAGAAGGTGAATTAAAAGATGAGATCAGTAAATTTGCGGGTAAGGTCGGTTTTAAATTGGATAACGTATACGTAATGAATGGTTCCAAACGATCATCGAAAGGAAATGCATACTTTAGTGGATTTGGCTCTAAAAAAAGGATTGTTCTGTTTGATACATTAATTAATGATTTGAGCAAAGAGGAGATTGTTGCGGTTTTGGCACATGAAATTGGCCACTATAAAAAGAAACATACACTTAGCGGTATATTATTATCCTTACTGCAAACTGGATTTATGTTTTACATCTTTTCACTCATTATTTCAAATCCCCTTTTATCAGAAGCATTAGGAGCCAAGCAGCATGGATTTCATTTGGGATTAATTGCATTTGGAATTTTGTATTCTCCTATTTCAACTTTTTTAGGCTTGGGAATGAATTTATTATCACGTAAGAATGAATACGAGGCCGATGATTATGCCTTGAAGAACTACGATGGGAAAGCCTTAGGCAATGCTTTAAAAAAGCTGTCTGTTAGCTCCTTGAGTAATTTAACGCCGCATCCGGTTTATGTGTTCTTTTACTATTCTCATCCTAGTCTTTTACAACGATTAAAAGCATTACAGTTAATAAAATAA
- a CDS encoding competence/damage-inducible protein A produces MQAEIITIGDEILIGQIVDTNSAWMAKELNGIGINVGKITSISDQKNDIVSSLKQAMERVSLVLITGGLGPTNDDITQKTLSDFFGMSLVQNDLLYAKIEQRLGDRGISMNHFNREQALVPDGARIIQNNHGTAPCMWFEKEGKVVISMPGVPFEMKGIMQDEILKSLAQHFSTPVILHKTIMTEGIGESVLAEMLIDWEANLPNCVKLAYLPSPGLVRLRMSLTGDDENKLKRVIEEQLDKLREIIPANIFGYDDYPIELSVAKLLSDKGKSLGTAESCTGGNVAHLLTSHAGSSAYFKGAVVAYSNEVKENVLQVNAADLEKYGAVSQEVVEQMAIGAQKLLNTDYAIATSGIAGPDGGTVEKPVGTVWIAVAGPEEVISHKFYLYKNRERNIRVASLNALNMLRKILEK; encoded by the coding sequence ATGCAAGCAGAGATAATTACAATTGGCGATGAAATTCTAATTGGTCAAATTGTTGATACCAATTCAGCATGGATGGCTAAAGAATTAAATGGTATAGGTATTAATGTTGGGAAAATAACCAGTATATCAGATCAAAAAAATGATATAGTAAGTTCCCTAAAACAGGCAATGGAAAGAGTTTCCCTTGTTTTAATTACGGGAGGTTTAGGACCAACAAATGATGACATAACCCAAAAGACTTTAAGTGACTTTTTCGGGATGAGTTTAGTCCAGAATGATTTGTTGTATGCTAAAATTGAGCAACGACTTGGGGATAGAGGAATTTCTATGAATCATTTTAATCGGGAACAGGCTTTAGTGCCAGATGGAGCAAGGATAATTCAGAATAATCATGGTACAGCTCCTTGTATGTGGTTTGAAAAAGAGGGGAAAGTAGTCATTTCAATGCCAGGTGTTCCTTTCGAGATGAAAGGAATCATGCAGGATGAGATTTTAAAATCATTGGCGCAGCACTTTTCTACACCGGTTATTTTGCACAAAACAATTATGACCGAAGGAATTGGAGAATCTGTGCTGGCTGAAATGTTGATAGATTGGGAGGCTAATTTACCAAATTGTGTGAAATTAGCTTATTTACCTTCCCCCGGACTTGTTCGTTTAAGAATGAGTCTTACAGGTGATGATGAAAATAAATTGAAAAGAGTTATTGAGGAACAGCTAGACAAATTAAGGGAAATAATTCCGGCGAATATATTCGGATATGATGATTATCCTATTGAATTGTCAGTCGCTAAACTATTATCCGATAAGGGAAAAAGTTTAGGAACTGCAGAAAGTTGCACTGGAGGGAATGTTGCTCATTTACTAACTTCTCATGCTGGTAGTTCTGCTTATTTTAAAGGTGCTGTTGTTGCTTATTCGAATGAGGTAAAAGAGAATGTTTTGCAGGTGAATGCGGCGGATTTAGAAAAATATGGCGCAGTAAGTCAAGAAGTTGTTGAGCAGATGGCTATCGGTGCCCAAAAACTACTAAATACCGATTATGCAATTGCAACATCAGGAATAGCTGGTCCGGATGGTGGTACTGTAGAAAAGCCGGTTGGAACTGTTTGGATTGCTGTAGCAGGACCGGAAGAAGTGATTTCTCATAAATTTTATTTGTATAAAAATAGAGAAAGAAATATTCGGGTGGCCTCGTTGAATGCATTAAATATGTTACGTAAAATACTTGAAAAGTAA